One genomic window of Conger conger chromosome 9, fConCon1.1, whole genome shotgun sequence includes the following:
- the ube2ql1 gene encoding ubiquitin-conjugating enzyme E2Q-like protein 1, with amino-acid sequence MATLLRKIGLIRLHDRDTEDPKHHQGSLKGTKGNQKNNNIKHCNTSNNESNILSTPEIKTKKSEQSSKDKPTGKDKQGKDMKEKQQGGGKATSTSLPPLAPHRQHCTQVRTRRLMKELQEIRRLGDNFITVELSDDNLFDWNVKLHQVDKDSALWQDMKETNTEFILLNVSFPDNFPFSPPFMRVLSPRLENGYVLDGGAICMELLTPRGWSSAYTVEAVMRQFAASLVKGQGRICRKAGKSKKAFSRKEAEATFKSLVKTHEKYGWVSPPVSDG; translated from the exons ATGGCCACTCTTCTACGGAAAATAGGTCTCATTCGGCTTCATGACCGAGACACGGAGGATCCGAAGCATCACCAAGGCTCCCTCAAAGGGACGAAAGGAAACcagaaaaataacaacattAAGCACTGCAACACCAGCAACAACGAGAGCAACATTCTCAGCACTCCCGAAATAAAAACGAAGAAATCGGAGCAATCCAGTAAGGACAAGCCGACCGGTAAGGATAAACAGGGCAAGGACatgaaggaaaaacaacaaGGAGGTGGCAAGGCAACCAGTACCTCGTTACCACCGTTAGCGCCGCACAGACAGCATTGCACCCAGGTTCGGACGAGAAGATTGATGAAAGAACTGCAAGAAATCCGGAGGCTAGGTGACAACTTTATAACGGTCGAATTGTCTGACGACAACCTCTTTGACTGGAATGTGAAGTTACACCAAGTGGACAAAGACTCGGCTCTCTGGCAGGATATGAAAGAAACCAATACCGAGTTTATATTGCTGAATGTGTCTTTCCCCGACAATTTCCCTTTCTCCCCACCATTCATGCGGGTCCTCAGCCCCAGGTTGGAGAACGGCTACGTACTCGACGGAGGAGCTATTTGCATGGAGTTGTTGACACCCCGCGGATGGTCCAGTGCGTACACAGTGGAGGCGGTGATGAGACAGTTCGCCGCGAGTCTCGTAAAAGGACAG GGCCGGATCTGCAGGAAAGCGGGGAAGTCCAAGAAAGCCTTCAGCCGCAAAGAAGCAGAGGCCACCTTCAAGAGCCTGGTGAAGACCCACGAGAAGTATGGCTGGGTGTCCCCTCCCGTGTCCGACGGCTGA